The genomic region TGATAATCGGCAGCGCTGGGCCAAATTGCTCTTCTGCAACCAAAGGGTTGTCGTTATCAATGTCGGAGACCAAGGTAGTCGGGTAGAAGTAGCCGGGCTGATCATAGTCCGGATCGCCACCGGTGAGAATGCGGGCACCGCCGTCTTTTGCTTCCTTGACCAGGCGATCGACGATATCGAACTGCTGCCTATTTTGCAGTGGGCCCAGGACGTTTTCTTCTTCGAGACCAACACCCATGGGCATATTCTTGGACACCTCGACCAGAGCCTCCACGACATCGTCGTAAATAGACTCTGGAACGTACAGGCGCTTCATGGCTGCACAGGTTTGACCGGTGTTGATAAACGCGCCCCAGAATAGGCCTTCGGCGATTTCCTTCGGGTTGACATCGTCAAGCACGATACCGGCATCATTGCCGCCGAGCTCCAGCGTCACACGCGCCAGGGAAGCAGCGGTGGATTCTAGAATCCGGCGTCCGGTTTCCGTCGAGCCGGTGAACATGATCTTATCGATACCAGCATTAGCAGAAAGCGCACCGCCGACATCGCCACCGCCGGTGACAACATTGAGCACGTCTTCTGGCAGAACGGTGTTAATGACCTTGACCAGGGCAAGAACGGATAGTGGGGTGTACTCGGATGGCTTGAGCACCACGGTGTTACCCATGCGCAGGGCTGCGGCGAACTGCCAGACAGAAATCATCATTGGCCAGTTCCACGGGCCAATCGCGCCGACCACGCCGAGCGGACGGTAGTAGATCTTTGCGGTGGTCTCACCATCTTCAACAACGGTGTGGTCAGGGGAGTCAAAGCTTGCTGTCACGCGCAGCCAGGACGAACATGCGCCAACCTCAAAGCGTGCGTTGGGTCCGTTGAGTGGCTTGCCCTGCTCACGTGAGAGCAGTTCTGCCAGTGGTTCTGCCGCGGCATCGACCGCATCTGCAGCAGCTACAAGCAGTTCATTGCGCTTTTCTTCGCCGAGCTTTGCCCATGCCTTCTGGGCATCACGTGCACGCTGCACAGCGGCATCCATATCTTCTGGAGTACCAGATGGGGCAATACCCACGACCTCACCGGTCGCGGGGTTTTTCACCTCATCGCCGGATTCTGCGACGATGGAAGAAAGTAGGGAATCATAGGTATCGAACTGGGTCACGACAAGCTCCTTTGAAGTAGGTAACCGTGGAAAATACGCCTACATCTAGGATATAGATCACGCAGATAATTTATTGTGTTTGCGCGCACGTTAGTTGTTGCTGAATGTGGACCCTGCAGTCTAATTGAGCGATATAGTTGTCTTATGCCGCAACTACCTGCTTCGATCCTGGACCTGACACGGTGG from Corynebacterium ammoniagenes DSM 20306 harbors:
- a CDS encoding aldehyde dehydrogenase family protein → MTQFDTYDSLLSSIVAESGDEVKNPATGEVVGIAPSGTPEDMDAAVQRARDAQKAWAKLGEEKRNELLVAAADAVDAAAEPLAELLSREQGKPLNGPNARFEVGACSSWLRVTASFDSPDHTVVEDGETTAKIYYRPLGVVGAIGPWNWPMMISVWQFAAALRMGNTVVLKPSEYTPLSVLALVKVINTVLPEDVLNVVTGGGDVGGALSANAGIDKIMFTGSTETGRRILESTAASLARVTLELGGNDAGIVLDDVNPKEIAEGLFWGAFINTGQTCAAMKRLYVPESIYDDVVEALVEVSKNMPMGVGLEEENVLGPLQNRQQFDIVDRLVKEAKDGGARILTGGDPDYDQPGYFYPTTLVSDIDNDNPLVAEEQFGPALPIIKYSTLDEAIEMANALDVGLGSSVWSADRERALEVAAELEAGTTWINAHGTVDPRIPFGGMKNSGYGLEFGIEGLKGVAYPHVVNG